In the genome of Afipia felis ATCC 53690, the window CGGTCCGCGCTGCGGGCATCATGCCCGGCCCGGCGCCGGTCGCGCAGGAGCATCGCTCATGAACATCGCGATCGACCTTCCGACGATCTGGGCATTCATCATCGCTTTTGCAGTGTTCATGTATGTGGTGATGGACGGCTTCGACCTCGGACTCGGTATGTTGTTTCCGCTGTTTCCCGCCAAGGAAGACCGCGACGTCATCATGAATTCGGTCGCGCCGGTCTGGGACGGCAACGAAACATGGCTGGTGCTCGGTGGCGGCGGGCTGATGGCCGCCTTTCCGCTCGCCTATGCCGTGCTGATGCCCGCTCTTTACACGCCGATGATCGCGATGCTGATCGGCCTCATCTTCCGTGGTGTCGCCTTCGAATTCCGCTGGCGCACGCTGCAAAGCGACCGCAACCGCTGGGACACCGCGTTCGCTGGCGGCTCACTGCTCGCAGCGTTGGCACAAGGCATCGCGCTCGGCGCTATCCTGCAGGGCGTGCCCGTCGCAGGCCGGCATTACGGCGGCGGCTGGTGGGACTGGTTGACGCCGTTCAGCATCCTGACCGGACTGTCGATCATCGCAGGCTACAGTCTGCTCGGCGCGACCTGGCTCGTGATGAAAACCGAGGGCGACTTGCGCGAGCGCGCCTATCATTTGAGCTGGCGGCTCTTGTTCGCCACCCTGGCCGCAATCGGCACGGTCAGCCTCGCGACGCCCTTCCTGCAGAATGGTTATGCCGAGCGCTGGTTCGCATGGCCGAACGTGATGCTGACGGCACAGGTTCCTCTCGCAGTCGCGATCGTCACCGTGCTGCTGATCGTGAACCTGAAGAACCGCCACGACTATCGGCCGTTCTTCCTGACACTCCTGCTCTTCGCGCTCTCATATGCCGGGCTCGGCATCAGCATGTGGCCTTACGTGGTGCCCAACAGCATCACGATCTGGCAGGCCGCCGCTCCGGAAAAGAGCCTGACCTTCATGCTAGTCGGCGTCGCCGTCCTGGTTCCGCTCATTCTGGCTTATACGTCATGGGCCTATTGGGTCTTTCGCGGCAAGGTCCGGGCGGGAAGCGGTTACCATTGAACACATCGCACCAGCCGCCTCGCCTTCTCCAGCGCCTCGCATGGTTCGTAGCGCTCTGGCTCGGTGGCGTCGGCACCGTTGCGCTGATCTCCTACATCCTGCGCCTCTGGATCGCACCGCACCGGTAAGAGACTGCTCCCTTAAAATTTGAACGAACCAAAACCTTCGCCCGATCAAGGCGCGGATGGCTTGCCAGTGCCGCAGCGGTCAGATTTGATAGCGGTTCTAGAGCGGAGCTTCTCATGATCGCATCCCGACTGCTTTCCCTTCTCACCTGCGTCGCGGCGCTGAGTGTGCTGTCGATTCCGTCCGCCGCCGCTCAGGGCCGCTATCCGACGAAATATGTCGATGGCGATCAGCCCGGCTACGTGCCGAGTGAAGCGGAAGAAGAACTGCCGCCGGAGTTCAAACGCACCACGGTGTTCTATCGCACCACCGAAGCTCCGGGCACCATCATCGTCTCGACTTCCGAGCGTTTCCTCTATGTCGTGCAGGGCAACGGCCGCGCGCTGCGCTACGGCATCGGCGTCGGACGCGAAGGCTTTCAGTGGCAGGGGCTTTTGAAGATCACCCGCAAGCAGGAATGGCCGGACTGGACGCCGCCGCCGGAGATGATCGCACGCCAGCCTTATCTGCCGCGCTTCATGGCGGGCGGCCCCGGCAACCCGATGGGCGCGCGCGCACTCTATCTCGGCACCACCGTGTATCGAATTCACGGCACCAACCAGCCGCAGACCATCGGCACCGCGGTGTCGTCCGGCTGCTTCCGGCTGGTCAATGCCGACATTGAAGACCTTTACGACCGCATTCCGGTCGGCACCAAAGTTGTCGTCCGGCAGAAGCCGCAGATCTGATTTCGCTAGAGTCTTGACCGATTGGGGACACGGGGCACCGACATGGCCATCTTCTCACGCACCTTCCGCTCCGGGCTCCTGCTCGGACTTCTCGTGGCACTGATCGTCGCCGCCGGCGCATTCATAACCCTCGACCGTTACGATACCCAGACACTGAAACGCACGGTAAAGCGCGG includes:
- the cydB gene encoding cytochrome d ubiquinol oxidase subunit II, which gives rise to MNIAIDLPTIWAFIIAFAVFMYVVMDGFDLGLGMLFPLFPAKEDRDVIMNSVAPVWDGNETWLVLGGGGLMAAFPLAYAVLMPALYTPMIAMLIGLIFRGVAFEFRWRTLQSDRNRWDTAFAGGSLLAALAQGIALGAILQGVPVAGRHYGGGWWDWLTPFSILTGLSIIAGYSLLGATWLVMKTEGDLRERAYHLSWRLLFATLAAIGTVSLATPFLQNGYAERWFAWPNVMLTAQVPLAVAIVTVLLIVNLKNRHDYRPFFLTLLLFALSYAGLGISMWPYVVPNSITIWQAAAPEKSLTFMLVGVAVLVPLILAYTSWAYWVFRGKVRAGSGYH
- a CDS encoding L,D-transpeptidase — protein: MIASRLLSLLTCVAALSVLSIPSAAAQGRYPTKYVDGDQPGYVPSEAEEELPPEFKRTTVFYRTTEAPGTIIVSTSERFLYVVQGNGRALRYGIGVGREGFQWQGLLKITRKQEWPDWTPPPEMIARQPYLPRFMAGGPGNPMGARALYLGTTVYRIHGTNQPQTIGTAVSSGCFRLVNADIEDLYDRIPVGTKVVVRQKPQI
- a CDS encoding DUF2474 domain-containing protein, with the translated sequence MNTSHQPPRLLQRLAWFVALWLGGVGTVALISYILRLWIAPHR